In the Arthrobacter sp. CDRTa11 genome, CCGGAACATGCCCGGCCTGCTGGGCGGCGGACGCGTCCGGCGCACGCCCGTTCTCTGCCCCCGAGGGGTCAGGAACCTGCTTTATAGCCGACACCACGAACCGTCAATACTACTTCCGGGGCTTCCGGATCCCGCTCAATCTTTGACCGGAGGCGCTGGACATGGACGTTGACCAGCCGCGTATCCGCGGCATGGCGGTATCCCCACACCTGCTCAAGCAGAAGTTCCCTGGTGAACACCTGCCAGGGCTTGCGGGCAAGGGCAACGAGGAGGTCGAATTCAAGCGGAGTCAGGGAGATGCGCTCATTGCCGCGGCTTACGGTGTGGCCGGCCACGTCAATGGTGATATCCGCGATCCGAAGTGTCTCGGGTGCCTTCTGGTCTCCTGGCCGCAACCGTGCACGGACGCGGGCAACGAGCTCGGCCGGCTTGAACGGTTTGGGTACGTAGTCGTCAGCCCCGGATTCCAGCCCGCGGACGACGTCGGACGTGTCCGCCTTGGCAGTGAGCATGACGATGGGCACGTCTGATTCGGACCGGATCTGCCGGCAGACCTCAATGCCATCCACACCGGGAAGCATGAGGTCAAGCAGTACGAGGTCCGGCTTGGATGAACGGAAGATGTCAAGCGCCTGGCCGCCGTCGGCGCAGAACACCGGCTCGAAGCCATCGTTACGGAGGACAATTCCAATCATTTCGGCCAGCGCTTCGTCGTCGTCAACTACCAGGATGCGTGCCTTCATAGTTATATATTCCCTTATTGATCAGTCTTTGTCCTGCTGAGCGCCTCACCGGCATGGCGTCACGCTATGCCGTCCGACGCCTGAACTATAGTCTGGGAGCGTGCCGGCTGCTGCCCGGAGCCCCGCGTGTGAGCGTGCAGGCTCCGCGGAGGCAGGCACGCAGCAAGGCGACAGTCTCACCCGGGGGAAGGAACAGGTTGTCACAACAGGATCCGAACATGCAGGCGCCGCGCCAGCCCAATGCCGCTCAACAGCCATGGGGGCAGCAAGGCGGTTCCGGCCAGCCCGGCAACGCCCAGCAGCCATGGGCTCCGGGGCCTGGTCCGACCGCACCCGGTGGGGCGGCCGGCCCGGCAGCGTCCGGTTCGCAGCAGCCCTGGAGCGGGCAACCGGTCTGGGGTCCCCCGCCCGGTTCCCAACATGCCCCGTGGGGGGCCCCGCAGCCCGGCCCCTACGGCGCCCCATCCCCATACCGGCAGCACTATGTCGCCCCTCCCAAGCCCGGCATCATTCCCTTGCGTCCCCTGATGTTCGGCGAAATTCTGGACGGCTCTTTCCAGACGATCAGGCGCAACGCCAAGGCAATGCTGGGAGCTTCCCTGCTGGCGCAGTCCCTGGCGGCCGTGCTGACAGCGGTTCTTACCGCACTCTCGGCCACCTCCAGCGGGTTCCTGAATACGTGGGCTGAGGGCCTTAGCCGGGAACAAATGCTTTCCATCGGGATCGGCTCGGCAGCCGGGATACTCCTCTTCACTGTCCTGACGGTACTCATTTCCGCGGTACTCCAGGGTGCCATGGTGGTACCCGTGGCCCGGTCCGTCCTGAACAGACGCACAGGGTTCCGCCAGATGTGGACACTCGCCAAGTCCCGCGCCGGTGCACTGATCCGGCTGGCCTTCCTGCTCCTCCTGGGCGGGTTGACCGCAGTACTGATTTTCGCCGCCTTCGCCGTGGGGCTGATCAGCTCTGTCGGGCCCGCCGGCGGCCTGATCCTTTTCCCGCTCGGCCTTGCGCTCTTTGCACTCGTGATGTGGGTGTACATCAAGGTGATGGTCGCGCCGGCGGCAATTGTGATCGAAGAACTAGGGGCCAGGGAAGGTTTGCGCCGGTCATGGGAACTGACGCGGGGAAACTGGTGGCGGATCCTGGGAATCACACTGGTTGTGTTGATTATGGTCGGAATCATCTCCCAGGTGGTGATGATCCCGGTCAGCTTGCTTTCAGCCTTTTTCACGGGCGTGGTTTCACCTCACGGCGGCCCCGAGCAGGCGATCTCAACGGCAGTGGCAGTGGGGGTGGCGACGGCAATCATCGGCGGGCTGGTCAGTGCTGTCAGTTACGCCTTCCAGACCTCCGTGATGGCGCTGCTCTATTTGGATCTCAGGATGCGCAAGGACGGCCTGGACATTTCGCTGCTCCGACTGCTGGAGTCGGGCGCTGACGCTGATGGTGTTCCCGGCCGCGGTGTGCCTGTGTACAGGAATGCACCCGGCTACGGAGCACCATCTGCCTATGGGACCCCGCCGGATGTCCGCTGAACCTCCGGTCCTGCCAGGCCGTGATGAAGCCCGGCGCTGGGCAGCCGAGGAACTTGCCAAGCCGGAGTATCGCGGCGCAGAACCGGGGTGGCTGGACAGTGTTTGGGAGGCCCTTCTGGACTGGTTGCAGTCCTTGGACGGCTCCTCCTCCGGCACAGACAATTCTCCGGTAGCTCCGCTGATCGGAGTGGGGATTGCCGTGGTGATAGCAGTCGCCATCATCCTCGTCCGTCCCCGGCTCAACGCCAGGTCAAAGACCGAAAAGGACATGTTCGACGCCGACACCACCGTGAGCGCGTCGGAGTACCGCTCGCGCGCAGCGGCGGCAGCGGCCGCCGGCGAATGGAGCGCCGCCGTCGTTGAGTCTTTCCGTGCGCTGGTACGCACCGCGGAGGAGAGGAACATCGTGGACGGGCGACCCGGCCGAACAGCCGACGAAGTGGCGGGCGAACTGGCTGTTGCCTTCGGCGCCGAGGCGCAGCGCCTCGCCTGGGCTGCCCGCACCTTCGACGGGATCCGCTATGGCAAGGAAGCCGGCGAACACGGCGCCTACGCCGGAATGATGGCGCTGGACTCTGCCCTGCAATCCCTCAAGCCCGTCCGAACTGACGTTTCGGCCGATCAGATGGATCCGGCGGTCATCCTGTGACTGAAGACCTGAAAACCCAGCCCTTGGCTGCCGATGGACAAACGGCCAGTCCGGCAGTAAACCCGACGCTCCGGGGAAAGGCCGGTTCATGGATCCGCCGGCACCGCGGCTGGGCAGCGATCGGTGCCGTGTTCGCCGTCGGGCTGACGGTGGTCATCTCCGCACAGCTTGCGCCCAAAGGTGACACAGTCCCCTTATCTGTCCACAACGTGGGGCCGGGCGGCGCCCGGGCGGTGAGCGAAATCCTGGGCAGGCACGGCGTGACGGTCCGGGACGCCCGGTCCTATACCTCTGCCATGGACTCCTTGACCGCGAACCCTGGGGCAACGCTCCTGCTGTATGACCGGAACGGCCTCCTGGACGAGGAACAGCTCACCAGGCTCACCGCGGAAGCCCGGCGTGTGGTGGTAGTTACGCCGCGGCTCAACACACTCTCCGCCCTGGACAGCGGAATCAACCAGGCCGGCGTTGTCCCGGAGGCCGCCCCCACGCTGGAGCCCGGCTGCTCGCAGGCCGACGCGGAAACGGCAGGCGCCGTATCCGGTGAAAACGGGTTCCTGTACGACGGCGATGAAGTCTGCTATCGCCCGCCAGGATCGGCCGCGGGGATGCTGGCCTCCACCCGGGACGGGGCCCTGACAGTCCTGGGCAACACCGCCCTGATCAATAATCAAGGGCTGGATGAGT is a window encoding:
- a CDS encoding DUF4350 domain-containing protein; the encoded protein is MTEDLKTQPLAADGQTASPAVNPTLRGKAGSWIRRHRGWAAIGAVFAVGLTVVISAQLAPKGDTVPLSVHNVGPGGARAVSEILGRHGVTVRDARSYTSAMDSLTANPGATLLLYDRNGLLDEEQLTRLTAEARRVVVVTPRLNTLSALDSGINQAGVVPEAAPTLEPGCSQADAETAGAVSGENGFLYDGDEVCYRPPGSAAGMLASTRDGALTVLGNTALINNQGLDEYGHAALALRTLGSSKDLVWYLPGLADVNGADSPATLDDLAPEWVRFLGPWLAFIAILAIIWRGRRLGPLVFEPLPVVVKAVETAEGRARLYHDSHAIDRARDNLRAGTLVRLAKDLRLGSDATADDVAGAAARHLGRPETGIRDLLQEHPRNEARLVQWSQELEKLENEVRTR
- the mtrA gene encoding MtrAB system response regulator MtrA, which translates into the protein MKARILVVDDDEALAEMIGIVLRNDGFEPVFCADGGQALDIFRSSKPDLVLLDLMLPGVDGIEVCRQIRSESDVPIVMLTAKADTSDVVRGLESGADDYVPKPFKPAELVARVRARLRPGDQKAPETLRIADITIDVAGHTVSRGNERISLTPLEFDLLVALARKPWQVFTRELLLEQVWGYRHAADTRLVNVHVQRLRSKIERDPEAPEVVLTVRGVGYKAGS
- a CDS encoding DUF4129 domain-containing protein, which encodes MSAEPPVLPGRDEARRWAAEELAKPEYRGAEPGWLDSVWEALLDWLQSLDGSSSGTDNSPVAPLIGVGIAVVIAVAIILVRPRLNARSKTEKDMFDADTTVSASEYRSRAAAAAAAGEWSAAVVESFRALVRTAEERNIVDGRPGRTADEVAGELAVAFGAEAQRLAWAARTFDGIRYGKEAGEHGAYAGMMALDSALQSLKPVRTDVSADQMDPAVIL
- a CDS encoding glycerophosphoryl diester phosphodiesterase membrane domain-containing protein; the encoded protein is MSQQDPNMQAPRQPNAAQQPWGQQGGSGQPGNAQQPWAPGPGPTAPGGAAGPAASGSQQPWSGQPVWGPPPGSQHAPWGAPQPGPYGAPSPYRQHYVAPPKPGIIPLRPLMFGEILDGSFQTIRRNAKAMLGASLLAQSLAAVLTAVLTALSATSSGFLNTWAEGLSREQMLSIGIGSAAGILLFTVLTVLISAVLQGAMVVPVARSVLNRRTGFRQMWTLAKSRAGALIRLAFLLLLGGLTAVLIFAAFAVGLISSVGPAGGLILFPLGLALFALVMWVYIKVMVAPAAIVIEELGAREGLRRSWELTRGNWWRILGITLVVLIMVGIISQVVMIPVSLLSAFFTGVVSPHGGPEQAISTAVAVGVATAIIGGLVSAVSYAFQTSVMALLYLDLRMRKDGLDISLLRLLESGADADGVPGRGVPVYRNAPGYGAPSAYGTPPDVR